The DNA segment CGATGTCCACATCATAGCCACACACGGGATGGGCATGTCTCCGAAGTGCCGTGGAAAGTCTGTCCTACAGGGCCTGGAATATAAAAGTGACGGAAAGATCGagcatataaaaaagaaaaagctatAGCGACAAATATGCGAGTAGCAATGGCATGACACCGTTCAAAGTAAGGCTTACTGATAATACTTTGTGGACAACAAAAGCGTGAAAAGGACGGTAAGGTCACTAAACCAACCGTTTCTATTGCTGACCGTCTTCCCCGCTGTTGGTATATTCACAATATGATGGATTATAAATTGGATAAAATGCACAGCGGTGCTGACACGGCATTTCACTGCAACTAAGATTTTTAGGTCCCGAAGTGGACGATACGCCGCAGTATATGGCCTTGAATAGACTGTCAACCTCGAGTTTATAAAGAGGGCTGACGTGGCGTTGCTGCATTCTGCCCTACACCATACGCGCATCACAGCAGGCAATCAAACCGGCGACATTTAGCTGAGCCGGTGAACACTGTAGTCGTCGAGGGACAGCGGCGGGTATTGAAGAGCATGGAAACACAGCGGGGCATGCGACAGGGCATGGGCGGTATAGGAATGATGGGGTCAAGGAAAGTTCATGTAGCTTCGATAACTACTTGCGACGCAGACCTTGCACCCTCATCAATTAACCCCACACGCACTTTCTACAACTAAAAGCTATGTGGTTGCACCGTGGTGCTCGCGAGAATGACAGAAAGCATTCAGCTTAACAGTTTAGAGTTTATAGGCTGCAAAGAAATAACGGTCTCAGATAGGAAACAATGTAATGTATCCGGTATTAGGTGCTCGCGAAGAGACAGTGACAGATTAAACTATCCGCGGCGGGGGCTTAGTGGTTATGTAATTCTAAAAAGCAGGGTCAGATTATCCCGGTCGCGTCGGCAGGAATTATAcgagaaaaacaacaaaaaactttCACATACCCATCGTTAAACGTGCGATAAAGGACCTCAGTTGGTTAGTAGTAAACCTAGGCACCTCCCACTATGGCGTCCTCAGACGTACGTTCCCTtgatttcggcgttacacctatTCAGTTCATTGATATTATGTATAGGGTCACTCTGGCTGATGTGCCGCACACCATAGCATCCCTCGAGCACGGCCCCCTTTGGTCACTTATAGGTAGGACAGATGCTATATGCAGCGTCGCTTACCGCAGTCAGAAAGGACCATGCGAACAACGTCAAAACTGTCGAGCGGAAGCCGGAAACGTTCACTCGCGAGACTCACCGTTGACCGGTCCCTGTCTGGAAAATCGACATGACGGCGGTGGTGTGGGCGGCGCCGTTTTACTGGCGCCGGCTTCGCTGGATCACGTCCAACGCTCGTGTCCTCGTCCGACGCAGAAGGGTCGTCGAACGGGTCCGAGGAAGCGTTCACGTCGGACACGTCTCCGAGAGTGTCGGCAGATTCAGGGGACTTTCTGGGCGCGCTGGCTGTGCTCTGTGGGTACGACTCCGCCGAAGCTCCAGTGGAGGGCAGCCCCGAAGAAGCGCTGAGGTCGAAGCTGAACTCAGCGGAGGACGTCCCTTCACTTCCACTGACGTCCATCGGGGATTGTGGTTCCTGGCTCGTAGGCGGTTGCGTCGCCTCCGATTGGTCGGGGTTGGTCTCCGATTGGGCAAGCGCAGTCTTGCTCAGGGTCGTAGGTCCCGGTGGCAGGAAACAGTCGTCGTCCGGACTTCCCGGCGGAAACGTCACCTCGGAAAGAGTTCGCTGTGCTTCCGCTCCTCCCGCTGCAGTCTCCATAGCAGCGGCACCCGTTCCTGACGAAGACGTCTCGGGACTACCAGCGGCTTGAGAATCTGGCCCgcgtgacaatgactcagctagTGCAGCGGTCCTAGCGCTGATGCTCATTTCGTCGTCGGCTGAATAATCTGCCATGCTTCCTGAAGACAGCGTCGCCGTGGATAGACGCGGATGCGTGCCGGCCTGTCCCGCAGTTGCGCTTTTGGTCGCCGCCTTGTCCGAGGAAGAAGTCAGCTGGGGACTTTCGGTAGACAGCGTCAACGCCGTTGTCTCCGTCGAGGGGCTACTGCAGGAAGATCCACCGCTACCGGTGGACGTACTTGTGACGCTGGGATGGCGTAGCGCTTCCTCGCCATAACGGACATCGGAGGCAGTGACCATTTCTTCCTTGGGCGTCGACTGTTCCGCCTTATGTCGTTTCGTGCTTGCCTCCTGCGAAGACAAACTATCACGACGTCTTTTCAGGCAGTCATCGCAGACTTGGCACTTGCAGGAGCTGCCACCGGAGTCCATGGTTTTTCTGAAAAGCGCCCGAAGCGATTGTCGGCTTGAAGGGATGATCGCTGCCACAGGCTGCAACGTTCCGTGTGGTGCCTCCGTTTCAAGGCCTTTGCAATACTAGGCAGACTGCGTGTGACGTCATCTTATATAAGAAGCAAACTGCGCACGACATCTGCTTGTCGCTCACCGTAATGGGTGGTGAGTGGGCTGAGGACAACAGATAAAACAAAACAGCGATTGACTGCCATCACGTCCTTTATCGAAGCACCTTAGTTTATCAAGTGTCGCTTGAATAAATACAAGCTCATCTCCGTAATGAAATCGCACGTTCTAATGTGAGATGATCGAATTCCAGCACGGTGTGTCTAGTCACGTTCGCGCGTGGGGAGGAACGTGTTTGTATGCTGTATAAGCTTCCTGTGCGCTGCGTTAtcgccgcttagttcgtgttgaagcgggaggcagcacgaaggtcaatttccTCGCTGCAATTTGAcggcgcacacgcacgcacgcgcacacacgcacacacacacacacacacacacacacacacacacacacacacacacacacacagtatgTTTTATAATGCCAAGAATCCTATTCGCAATAGAACTCTGCCGTAATGAACGCAACATTGCATCTATCAAAGTCAAGGCATCGGCAGAGGAGGACGAACTATCTGTAGTGGTTGTGCGTCGCTTGCACTGTGCCCACATTGAAGAAAGTGAATTAGAGCAGCTCTACCCAACCTCGCGCATACAGAGCGCCTTAGTTGAGCTGAAAACCCGTTCAAGGCACAAGCAAGAATTACTAACGAGCCACTGCACAAAGTAAGGATGTTCGGAAGGAAATATTCACTTGTGTGCTGCATAAGGCTGTCTCCAATGTGTAGAGTATAGGGCTGTTGCGCGGCGGGCTGCGATTCAAATCCCGCCATCCGAAACGCATTTGAGATGGAGCGGCCCCAAACGAGGTGAGGCGGCACCCTAAATGCCTATTGCGCTAAGTGTTTGGTAAGAAACCAAGAATGCTTTGCATGGAAGCATTGTGTTCTAGATCAATTAATTTTATGGATTCatatgaaaaaagtcgcagtttctcccgaaaggcgaatcatcgtttgccatagcaaactagtggacagctatacgaaataaggatagtagttttatcggccgtataaacttgcaaacataggcatactaactaaattaacaagcatggtgtcacgcgcgctcaagcaaacatgaacgcatctcactagatgaccgtggaaactcactgtcagaacgctgtagtgagcaagcgcggcagcagcagcgagcgaattgaccttcgtcccgccgctcgcatcaacgggAACTAAGGCGCGAAAACACAGcccagggaggaaggactctgcccccgccgcaaatggcgttcaagatacagccgcccgggcggacGGGCGCGACGTAGTACGAAGCCTCCCCTCTCCCTACCATCCCCCGGAGCCTTGGCGCATGGAATAAAACGCCCCCCTTCCCTCTCTCTACCCTCCCTTCAGAGCGTTgcacgcgactggaagacggcgtgTTTCCTTCCGGCTTGGTTCACTTGCGTGTGGGACTAGGCCGCGATcaccagctcaccctcgcacgctttattttatttgcgtcacaatactgcaggccttcCTAGGGCCCTTGCAGCAGTGGTTACatgtgctttcactcgcacatagagcacagggcgagcggcgacgattttatcgcctgtggactttatacggagcctcacggcgacggcgacgacagaagtgcgcctggagtgtccgtacaattgctaccgcaataaaaagtAACGATAACACACTTGGGCGCACTTACATTACTTTACTGGCACCCCCGTTACGAAGGGGGTGCCAGTAAAGTGCGCCCACAAAAATTTGGACGGTCTTAAAGCATACTAATGCGATTGCGAAATGGAAGCCGGTCATGGAAGAAGGCAGACGAGCATGAGAGACTGCCACCGTAAACGAGAAAGAGCCATGACCTCAGTCATGAGAAAGAATGAACGCGAAAGGAGACCACTCGGCAAAGTTAAAAAAATGGTAGGTTTATTTGTAAAATTGCTATAAAACGTCTGCAAGCTGCAGAATGGTGCAACAGAGCTGTGACGTAAAAGTACTGTCAATTCGCATGCGGCACGTTGCCCTCTGCAGGAGCGCTGCACCTAGGTCGGAGAGCAGCGCCTACGGAGACTGAAAGAAAAGAACGGAGTGCTAGTAAATAAAAACTACACCGGGAAAGTAAAGCAAACGGCAAGGTGAGAATACGGCAACCATGCTGCAAGGTTATATAACGCTGGAAGAAGGCAGACACATCGGCAAGCAAACCAGAAGTGGAAAAAGCCAGCGGCGGCAGGGATTTTCGCAACAGCGAGACACCGTGTGTTGCAGACAAGCAGGCTAACAGGTCATACAAATCGACCAGGTATCCCGCCACAGTAGAGGCCAGTGGCTATgtctttgcgctgctgagctcgatggTTTGATCTCGACCGCGGCGGTCTCGtctcaatgggggcgaaatgcaaaaaaaaaatgctagtgcacttagctttaggtgcacgttaacgagccccgggtggtcaaaattaatccggagtcccccagtacggcgtgatTCATCGTGTCGTGGTTTGGCcccgtaaaacctcataattcaatttttttcatgTGACCAGCTGGGATTTGTAGCGGTGACGTGGTGCATGACAGGCTAATCAAGTTGATAGAGCCATCTAGTATCGCTTTTCTGTACATTGTTTGTCTGGTTGTTGCAAATCGAAACCAATGCCAACTTGAGCTATTTTCAGTAATTCTGCAATGGGTTGCTAGCTAGAAAACAAGTCTAGGGGCACTATTCGGTAACTATAGGGTTCATTTCTTATTCTTTTAGCCCATCGCTATAGTGGGTGTTCTAGATTGTTCGCATTGACTTCATTGTGGCTGCCACCTTAGAATACCGGCACGTCGAGAAGCTGCGTAAACAAAAAACGTGATAGCACGACAGCAGGAAAGATGCATTGCACAGAGCAACAAATCGATAACAGTGATGATCCAtcataaaaaaaagttaaaacgATGTACGCGCGATGATaaggtgcactgacgtcatcttGGTAGCTAGAAGGTGTGTCCTTGGGTGCTGTTCTGGACAAGGTAAAATTCCACCATGAGTTCAAAATGTTTATTAGCGGCATTTTTGAACCAATCAGACACCGTagcagccctctgggccaatCGGAGCTGGTGAGATGCGAaatcgacaatatggcggaatttgacattATCCATAATTCCATCCCATGGCTTCACGTTCAAACTGTAGGCAAGATCGGCCACTCGACGCTATGGATGCCAAGAAAGGAAGAACGGAAATAAATGTTGCAATATGTGATCCACCTTAGTCTAAGACAGTTCCGCGGGTCATTTCTGTCTACCCACTCTTAGCAACCACTAGTCCATGGGGCTAAACTGCGAGAAACTGGAATCCTTTAAGCAGGACGACGATAGCCAAGTGAAGGATTCTTTGAAAGCATATAGCACTCAAGACTGAGCATGCGCAAACCAAGCTGAACGTGAGCATCGTTAACGTTTAGCGTACTTGGTAAGACATACATAGGAATGTTTGAGCACACTAACAGGGACAGGTGCACAGACAAGCATTTGAGTGCCTGTCTCCGTCTGTCACTACGTTTAAAGGCCTACTGCAACGAAATTGACCTTTCACTACATTTGTTATAAAGGAGTATGTACTGCAGAAGCAATTTAGGCAAAGGTAAATCTGGTAACCTTTAAGCTCGCTTGTTAGGAGCCTTcaaacagcacctaagcagacgacgcgtgaaCCTGGCGGTTGTCGCTATGACGTAAGTCCCAGCACACTTCCTCCGAACTTTTTTCAGTGCGCCGCGGGCGACGCGTTATCTCGGAGGTTATTCCCGAACAATGTTAAAGGCTTGGGGTCTCAGAGTCTTCGCTGGAGGTATTGAACGAGGCCTTCACTACATCGACGCTGACCATTGCCGTACCGCTGGCTCCGGGCTGTGGAGGGTCAGTCATGTGGCGGTACTACGGAGAATGTGGTGTCCTTGCTACTGCACGACGCCTTGCTGATTGTGGAGGACGTGTCCGAATCGTCCGAGCTGCCTTTGGGCATGTCCCTCGCTGCAGCAGCACCCGAAGGTAAATCCCCTCCGGAAGACAAGGACGTAGGCTCTAGCGTGACTGTACCTGGGCGCAGTGGGAGCAAGGGATGCGCCTCATCCGGGTCCGGTGCCTGTCCCGGCGtactttgctgctgctgctgctcttcctcTACCCCTTGTTCGCCGCCGCCTAGGCACGACGGAAGCCGGGCGCGCAGCCCCTTTCGGCAATCTTCGCACGCCTTGCAGCAGCACAATCCGAGCATGTGTGACATGGTTGCGTTCACCGCTCGCACTTGGAAACAGTCGTGACAGGAAAAGGTTTAGCGTTTGCTCGAAGTGCCGGGGAACCGCTCACGTTGCTGCCTGCCAAACTGAGCTACATGGGTGGTCGATCTTGCTAACTTTATCAAATCTCTAACTTTATCAATGTGTAGGGTCATTGCCCGCATGGCTATCACTGACGCGATGCGACGATAAGTGCTGCGGCATGCGGGCCACGAGAAGGCATGATCAGTGACGAGGCAAGCATGCTCAATGGTTGCATGATGTTAATATATGTACGCAATAATTACATGATGACGCAACCAAGCTCTATGAAGGCTTGGCAAGGCACCGTGTCAAAGGCTTGAGGGTGGCGTATTCGACTGGTCGTTTCAAAGCGCTCTGACAGTGCCGTAAGGATTGTGCAAGACACCTTTGAAGCTGCATTTCAAGAATAAGGAGGTCTGTGCGAGAGAGAATAAGGAAATGTGCGGTTCAACGTCTCTAAACTGCACAGTGTGTTTCGACGGACTGGAGCACTCCGGATTCACTAATGCGAAGCTTGCCTTGCCTCTACCTGGGACTTTCCCGCTGCTGCTGTCTTTCCAAGTATAGCTCTTGCCGAACATGTCGGTCGAACTTGAAAGCAATATCGTCGATAAaccgtcgtcacacagtcgtggtcgtcattgcgtcatcgtcataccgttgtcgtcataccatcgtcgtcatactgTTGTAATCATTTTAGCATCGTCATTCCAGTTGCGTCATTACTTTCGTCACATCGTCGGTGTCATACCATCGGCGTCATTTCAGCCATCGGCTTCACGTTgacgtcacgctgtcgtcgttatGACGTCGTCGCCATTCCCTCGTGTCCTGCCATTGTCGGCATGACGTAGTCCTTACtgcatcgtcgtcacacagtaaTCTTCATGACGCCGTGGTCGATTCATCTTCGTCATGCTTCGTATATGCGTGATCGGGCGCAACAAGTTTCAGTTGAGCGAGCTGGTTCCTATAGTGAAAACGTGTCCAACTGGGTCGTGTGATCTATCGGCATTTAGCGGGAACAGCGTTTTCCGCAAGCACCGATGAAACCTTCGCTTAAGCCGACTCCCATTGCGCGTGGGATCCGCTCGTCTTTTTATTGCTAtggcaattatacggacactccaggcacatttctgccgtcgtcgtgaggttccgtacaaaatccaacggcgataaaatagtcgccgcgcgccgtatgctgtatgtgcgagttaaagcatGCTTGCTTGAGCCAGCAATCTcggctcaatcttgcgcacaaaaagggggggggggggggggggggggaggaagcgcgccgtcttccagacGCGCGCAaagctccggggggaggggggggcacgTTCTACAACGGGcaaccgcgaaaacacagcgcacggcggaccgTGTCCCCGACGCAGAAAGCTGTCAAAATCAACAAGAGGCGATTAACATTTTACCTCACTAAAACATcaacaatagacagttttagtttggcgtggttaccggaatagcgggcgtaccggaatagcgggatcgaaatgcgcatgcgcagaaggctaaatgacccataccgtttaccgtgcgcacgctacttctcagagttaacgttaccgtgttagcgtgtttacgcatgccgtttttcactggtcgatctggagcaggattttttgctccacggctgcgaatccgaatttcattggtcgagctggagcgggttcgcgcttttcacTGGTAGTTTCGGATCGACTCGCTcggcgccggatcgctctcacttgctccgctgccgaggcgcggattcgggcggaaataggccGAGAgtatacgtcacttccgctcacTGGGGAACGGTGATcttggttacagtgtactagaataccttgggTAGTGGAATGAGCGGGCGGCGGCGCCTATGGGAGAGCTGTTGCTCCTTTTGTTAACCGCCGCGCGTGGCGCTGGCGTCAAAAAACCAAGGAGATCGCGACCGCTTTAGCCGCCGTCACACGTGTAGGCTGCTGTCAATGACAGGTTGTGTACGCATTTACTGCTTCTTTTACCGCGTTTCCGACAAGTTATATTTTCTTGAGTTGCGTCGTACGCCCAAGCAGTGGTTCGCAGCCATGGAGAAGAAAACGAAAAGAGCGGACACGCACTGCTACGCGCCAGGTTGCAAGACCGGGTACCCCGGATTTCGTGAGCTCAACGGACGGACGTTGTCAttgtttaaagccccgaaagacgaagcccaaCGAAAGCAGTGGGAGAGGAATTTGCACCGCAAAGACAAGCCACTCTCGGAAACGTCGGCGGTGTGCGAAAGACATTTCGAAGCGCCGTTCATCGTGCGCGATTATGTGCACATAATCAACGCTAAAGAGGTGAGGATCCCGCGTGGCAAACCTGCGCTGACCGCCGATGCGGTACCAACCTTGCTGCCCGACTTGCCGGCCTACCTTTCTAAGGAAATCCGACAAAAAAGACTAGAAAGAAAGCGTCCAGCAGCCTGTACTGTGGCACCGGCCAAGAAAGGTCGCATGTCGCGTCGCGACGTTCACGACTCCTGTCTACAGGACACAAATGTGCAAGACGAGAATGTGAGCCCGAACTTGAACGATCCCAGTGAGCCTGCTTCACTACGGAACATCGCTGAGAAACTCAGCCTTCCGAGCACGTGGACAAGACTTCATGTGCCCGATTTTGATGGAGTTTTGTGCGCTACAACTACCGTGACCAGACATCCATTTGTTGTCGCGCACGAGAAGCTGCTGTTGTTTACTGCAGATGACAGGAAAAGGATCTTCGCTCGCCCTTATTTCCATGGCAAGGAAGCGAAGGAAGTTGAGATCAAGTCTATAGTAGAAGCTCGAGAAGTTCTTCACCAAACAGCCATTGTCGTTCTTTGCAAAGGAGCGATGGACCGACAGCAGTACATCAGCGACTACTCTGAGCACCTTACAAACCGACTGAAAAGCTTCTGTGCTCCTCTTACATGATGGTGTGTTTAGCAAGTCGTGTACTGGGACTGTTACTAACAACGGTAAGCAGCTAGATTTGGTTGTTGAAATATATATTGGTTGCAATGAAAGTATTTTTAATTAGCAAGGTAGATCTTAGTAAAAATATGCTTTCATCGAAGCTTATCATCCTAAAATGATAAATGTTTTGCTGATTATGAGTAATAGTAACCGGCTACTACAGGAAATTTATCCCCAACTACGCCGAGATCGCCAAGCCCCTGACCGACCTCACAAAAAAAGGTCAAAGCCACATTGTATCTTGGGGACCAACACAAGAAAACGCCTTCGCCGTCCTCAAGGACAAGCTCGCCGCAAGTCCAATACTTCAAGCTCTGGACCTCACGAAGCCTTTCGTGCTCCGCACGGATGCCTCGAATACGAGTCTAGGCGCAGTACTCCTACAGATCAGCGAAGACAGTGTGTTACACCCTGTTGCTTATGCTAGTCGCAACCTGCTGCCTAGAGAAACCCGTTATTCCACCATTGAACGTGAGTGTTTAGCGCTTGTCTGGGCTGTGCAGAAGTTCCACATTTACCTTTGCGGGAAACCTTTCGTTATTCAGTGCGACCATCAGCCATTGCAGTACTTGCAGTCGgccaaacacgtaaacaatcgtGTTTTACGGTGGAGCTTATTAATGCAGGAGTATTCGTTTACTGTGGAATACATCAAAGGGTCGAACAATGTAGGCGCAGATTACTTAAGCCGTATCTGAACTGTGTCACCTCTTGGGGCGGCACTTGTTggaactttggcttgtgttccaAAGTCTCGACGCGTTTGTGATCAGTGTGTATACATGAATTGTTTCTGTGGACCACGAACTTTTCCTAAACTATTcgcacgtgcctgcactcatgcacccctcctcctgtgttgtttagaatagttgcgggcaactatcttaagtggggggcccttgtgatgatgtggatagtggcgtgcggtggagagaagaccagcttggaatgatgattgtatggcagcaccaagaagaggattgatgatggtgataatggatgatgaccacgtgccatgaacgaagaagtggacgagagcacgcagagcgtgagagcgagcggcagcctcgaacgcaagctcgcaaaaacGGCGGCtgcaggctcgggtaccggcgaccgggcgtccagctaccgtgcggacctggtcggagatccagctcgtggctgggctttcctgcgcgccagcggcctgctgtgatagcggcctggtgcagtgcttcctgcttggaccgggacgcctgagctaccagcctgctgagcgagcccgaggactggcgaccgggcgtcctgctacagTACGGACCTGGTCGtgtcccgctcgtggctctgctctcctgtctACCAGCGGCCTGCtatgatagcggcctggtgcagtgcgtcctgctggccaccggggcgcctgagctacctgtccaccgaccgagcccgacgttatagcggccgaggcgtgacaggccaggcgttactggccagctacagcagtggcctggtgttctaccggcctgctgttttcttcctgctgccacgtcgcgacaaggtgcggcgcgacagcagcgacctagccacaacgacgctccaccgtcacaaccaccgtcacgggcaccgcaacgacgaggcactagggcgagtggtgacgcatgagggCTAGGCACATActtatataggacaaacgattcgcggactctagtccacgtacatgtaaatcgtctgtatgtaaatagtctgtatcgtgctagcgtgtctgttaaagtctgtgtttcgtgtagcaagctcccgtctgccgtgtcattattaaaggatcctgggcccaactggaaacaccggcgAGTTTGTCGGTTGTCGTTTCCCATCACAGTAATCATATTCTTGGTATTATGCTTTCCTTTAGCTTATGCGCCTTTTACTTACACCACCAAAGGCTTTCATTACCACTCATTTACAGAAACTACAATGTAGCATAGTGTATATAGTGCTCAGATTTTGTAAGCAGCATCTTTTACTTCCTATACTTTTACATTACAGGTACTGCCTGTCTAGCATGTCGCTACATCAGGAAAGGGATCCAGGCAAGAAGATGCCGAGTAAAGATGCAGATGCCAGTGAAACGAAACCTTCAAAATTTGCTGAAGTTTTCCCGGCAAAGAACAAAGCGCCTTCTCTCACGTGTGTGCACGCTGCAGCAGCATATTCTCAGAATGCAGGCCAAGAACAGTCGCATTACTGAAGAAGTTttcaaaacaaaaatagaaagcCTGCCGCCTAAGCAAAAGCAAGCAGCCCATCATATTTTTGCAGCGACAAAGCGTAAAGGCATAAAAGGTATGGTTTACTCAAAGGAGTGGATGCTGGAATGCATCATTATGAAAATGAAAGGGCCAAAGCTGTATGAACATATGCGCAAGCAGCAGATCCTTGTTCTGCCATCAAAAGCCACCCTACGCAAATACACTAAGGAATACAGGACAGGATTTGGATTTAGCAGAAAGGTTTTCAGTGTATTAAAGGAGAAGACGAGCTCAATGGACGTCTTCAAGCGACACGGTGGACTGCTGGTCGATGAAATGAAACTTTCAGAGAACCTTTCCGTGACGCCTAGTGGCCACATTGATGGGTTTGTTGATTTGGGCACTTTTACCCCAGACAGTGACAAACATGCAGTGTGTGACCACGGGATGGTCATTGTCTTTGTGCCTTTTGTTGGCAGTTGGACACAAATTATCGCTGTGTTTGCTACACACAGCAACGTCAAAGGAAATCTACTGGCAAAAATCATGACAGAGGCTGTAATCCTTGCCGAACAGGCAGGCCTGTTTGTTGATTTTATTACCAGCGATGGCGCTGCATGGAATAGGAGGATGTGGACACTCATGGGTATTCAGGCAACTCCAACGTTTACTAAGAGCAAGGTGCAGCATCCTGTGGATCCCGGCCGCTCACTTCATTTTGTGTCCGACTTCCCTCATCTGGTGAAGTGCCTTAGGAATGGACTCCTGAAGTCAAGCTTCAACACCCCAGCAGGCGAGGTAATCGCCGGCCTTCTCTTTTGTTCTTTTCTTAATTGCTCGAAGCAACCAGCATTGAGCCATATGTGTAGTCATATACACATATACaattttggtcggtgtctcgatcccttccttttaagtatgcatcatcccgaccagacgggcttccgtcatactctcgacttCATGCAATTTTATGTGTATTACAGGTGTCAATTCGGCTTGTGCGAGAAGCCTTGAAGCTCGATGGAAGTAATGTTACTCTTCAAGCCATGCCTGCGATCAGAAGCTGCCACACCAACCCAAATAATTTTGAGAAACTGAGAGTCAATTACGCATTTCAGCTGTTTGGCGATACCATCCTCAATGGCCTCCGCCTCTACAAGACCGAGCTTGAAGCAAGCTGGGGAAGCCTAGAACCAGTGCTCACATTTTTTGGGTAAGTCCTTTCCTCAATGAACTTGCTTTATAAGCATGAAAACAATTTTTTTGACTGCCGTCAAATAGAATACAGTGCTGGTTAGTGTAACAACAAATTATTATCTTCAGTATCTTAAATATGTCTTTATCATACTTTGTACTGCAGAATGATTCGAGACTTGATAGAAATTATGACATCCCGGTTTCCTGCCAAAGCCCTGCGGCCTGGATCTGTGGCTGAGGACCAGCTGCTGTCTTTCCTGGCCTACCTCACGGAGTGGGAACTGCATGCTGGGGACAAGGGGGCTTCCTGTCCACATCTACAGCAGTGGGGCTTCGAGTCACTGTGTCGAGTGTCTTATCGATACTTGATTATTTGTCAAAACATGTTGGCTACAAGTATATAATGACATCAAAGCTAAGTCAAGACCCTGTCGAAAACCTCTTCGGAATCGCAAGACAGTCATCGGGGTGCAACAGTCATCCCACACCGCAACAGTTCCTAATAACAGTTAGCTGCCTAAGCCTTTATGGGCTAGCCAAGTCTGTGTCAAATGGGAATG comes from the Dermacentor silvarum isolate Dsil-2018 chromosome 9, BIME_Dsil_1.4, whole genome shotgun sequence genome and includes:
- the LOC125940056 gene encoding uncharacterized protein LOC125940056 — translated: MDSGGSSCKCQVCDDCLKRRRDSLSSQEASTKRHKAEQSTPKEEMVTASDVRYGEEALRHPSVTSTSTGSGGSSCSSPSTETTALTLSTESPQLTSSSDKAATKSATAGQAGTHPRLSTATLSSGSMADYSADDEMSISARTAALAESLSRGPDSQAAGSPETSSSGTGAAAMETAAGGAEAQRTLSEVTFPPGSPDDDCFLPPGPTTLSKTALAQSETNPDQSEATQPPTSQEPQSPMDVSGSEGTSSAEFSFDLSASSGLPSTGASAESYPQSTASAPRKSPESADTLGDVSDVNASSDPFDDPSASDEDTSVGRDPAKPAPVKRRRPHHRRHVDFPDRDRSTAL